One genomic window of Caballeronia sp. SBC1 includes the following:
- a CDS encoding AEC family transporter has translation MIGFFLLSLPVFGVIGAGWAATRAHLLASGALDALNVFSFRFALPALVLRLIAGQPLRQSFNPSFYAGYLASGVIVFMLVLGASRLAAACTVAAAGAHATTATVSNLGFLGPPLMLAFFGERGAGALAMAILAEIMVLLSIGGVLMGANGDARRGIGSQILRGTAFNPVVAAIVLGAMLAGTGLALPEPVARFLMFLGGAAGPTALFALGGALALQRLDRGTVVAACLISLVKLVVYPLLTWFVLRHLMKLDPFWVQAGTLIACLPSAGNIYVLAQRYDADPQRVSATILLSTITSVVTFPCAAWLVLR, from the coding sequence ATGATTGGTTTCTTCCTGCTCAGCCTGCCGGTCTTCGGCGTGATCGGGGCGGGATGGGCAGCAACGCGAGCGCATCTCCTGGCCTCCGGCGCGCTGGATGCGCTCAACGTCTTCTCGTTTCGTTTTGCGCTTCCAGCACTGGTTTTGCGGCTCATCGCGGGGCAGCCGTTGCGTCAATCGTTCAATCCCAGCTTCTATGCGGGCTACCTTGCTTCGGGCGTGATTGTCTTCATGCTGGTTCTGGGCGCTTCGCGTCTGGCCGCCGCGTGCACCGTCGCGGCGGCCGGCGCGCACGCAACGACGGCGACGGTGAGCAATCTGGGTTTCCTCGGGCCGCCCTTGATGCTCGCCTTCTTCGGCGAGCGTGGAGCCGGCGCGTTGGCAATGGCGATCCTGGCGGAGATCATGGTGCTTCTTTCCATCGGCGGCGTGCTCATGGGCGCAAATGGCGACGCCAGGCGCGGCATCGGTTCCCAGATCCTGCGAGGCACCGCGTTCAATCCGGTTGTCGCGGCGATCGTGTTGGGCGCAATGCTGGCGGGCACGGGACTCGCGCTGCCTGAGCCGGTTGCACGCTTTCTTATGTTCCTCGGCGGCGCGGCTGGCCCAACAGCGCTCTTTGCGCTGGGCGGCGCCCTCGCTTTGCAGCGGCTTGACCGCGGCACCGTTGTCGCTGCATGCCTGATTAGTCTCGTGAAACTTGTCGTGTATCCGCTGCTCACTTGGTTTGTTCTCAGACACCTGATGAAGCTCGATCCGTTCTGGGTGCAGGCCGGCACTCTGATTGCGTGCTTGCCGTCAGCCGGCAATATCTATGTGCTTGCGCAGCGCTATGACGCCGATCCGCAGCGGGTGTCGGCGACCATTCTCCTGTCCACGATCACCAGCGTGGTGACCTTTCCCTGCGCCGCCTGGCTCGTGCTTCGCTAA
- a CDS encoding NAD(P)-dependent oxidoreductase: MNNAMTTQTVGFIGLGAMGEAMALNLAKAGTPLVIWNRTPAKTTTLVAAGAQPAEDAAEVFARTPTVILMLVDGAAIDTVLDRSGPTFVSRVHDRTIVHMGTTSPAYSRGLEAEIRSAGGRYVEAPVSGSRKPAEAGQLVAMLAGDADAVEALRPLLAPMCRETMVCGPVPNALLMKLSVNLFLIALVTGLAEAVHFAQRNGLNLSRFLAVLNAGPMASDVSRVKAPKLIDQDFAVQAAISNVLENNRLIAEAARENGIASPLLDVCHALYGEALGLGLGEADMVAVIKAIEARSGLQQ, translated from the coding sequence AACACAGACGGTCGGTTTCATCGGACTCGGCGCGATGGGGGAAGCCATGGCGCTGAACCTCGCGAAAGCCGGCACGCCGCTGGTGATCTGGAACCGCACGCCGGCGAAAACCACAACGCTCGTTGCAGCCGGCGCACAACCCGCAGAAGATGCAGCCGAGGTGTTCGCGCGTACGCCGACCGTCATCCTGATGCTGGTCGACGGAGCGGCCATTGACACGGTCCTTGACCGCAGCGGCCCCACCTTCGTGTCCCGCGTACACGACCGCACTATCGTCCACATGGGCACGACCTCCCCGGCCTACTCGCGTGGCCTGGAAGCCGAGATCCGTTCGGCCGGCGGGCGTTACGTCGAGGCGCCCGTCTCGGGATCGCGCAAACCCGCCGAAGCGGGTCAGCTCGTCGCCATGCTCGCGGGCGACGCGGATGCCGTGGAAGCCCTCCGCCCGTTGCTCGCCCCGATGTGCCGCGAAACCATGGTGTGCGGACCTGTGCCGAACGCCCTTCTGATGAAGCTATCGGTCAACCTGTTCCTGATCGCGCTCGTCACGGGGCTGGCCGAAGCCGTGCATTTCGCCCAGCGCAACGGCCTCAATCTCAGCCGGTTCCTGGCCGTGCTGAATGCCGGGCCCATGGCGAGCGATGTATCACGCGTGAAGGCGCCCAAACTCATCGACCAGGATTTTGCAGTGCAAGCCGCGATCTCCAACGTGCTGGAAAACAACCGCCTGATTGCCGAGGCGGCGCGTGAGAATGGTATCGCCTCTCCGCTGCTGGACGTCTGCCACGCGCTCTATGGCGAAGCCCTTGGACTTGGCCTGGGAGAAGCCGACATGGTTGCCGTAATCAAGGCAATCGAAGCGCGCAGCGGCCTGCAACAATGA